Proteins encoded by one window of Vigna radiata var. radiata cultivar VC1973A chromosome 5, Vradiata_ver6, whole genome shotgun sequence:
- the LOC106761081 gene encoding protein DSS1 HOMOLOG ON CHROMOSOME V translates to MATEPKATTDDVKIDLFEDDDEFEEFEIDEEWDDKEEGKEVSQQWEDDWDDDDVSDDFSLQLRRELESNTTDKN, encoded by the exons ATGGCAACAGAACCAAAAGCTACCACCGACGATGTCAAGATCGATCTCTTCGAAGACGATGATGAATTCGAAGAGTTTGAAATTGACGAAG AGTGGGATGACAAGGAGGAAGGGAAAGAAGTGTCTCAACAGTGGGAGGATGATTGGGATGACGATGATGTTAGTGACGATTTTTCTCTTCAGTTAAGAAGGGAGTTGGAGAGTAATACTACTGATAAGAATTAA